The following proteins are encoded in a genomic region of Zea mays cultivar B73 chromosome 9, Zm-B73-REFERENCE-NAM-5.0, whole genome shotgun sequence:
- the LOC100284541 gene encoding Protein TIFY 11a, with protein MAGMPTESVTRRFAAACGVLSQYVRTTGAPAMTPPPPFLKPAAAQETTVAPRTQQLTIFYGGRVVVLDACPADKADELIRLAASAAAAQGPLQQPPEEQALVDMPIARKASLRRFLAKRKDRWSSASSTAYDDRRQDDDDDDEAEEEEEPPAPKKGKMAAAAREDPSSSSWLALGSMCSMHGR; from the coding sequence ATGGCGGGCATGCCCACGGAAAGCGTGACCCGGCGCTTCGCCGCCGCGTGCGGCGTGCTCAGCCAGTACGTCCGGACGACCGGCGCGCCCGCgatgacgccgccgccgccgttcctGAAGCCAGCCGCCGCCCAGGAGACGACGGTCGCGCCGCGCACGCAGCAGCTGACCATCTTCTACGGCGGGAGGGTGGTGGTGCTGGACGCCTGCCCGGCCGACAAGGCGGACGAGCTGATCCGCCTCGCCGCCTCGGCGGCGGCCGCGCAGGGCCCGCTGCAGCAGCCGCCGGAGGAGCAGGCGCTGGTGGACATGCCCATCGCCCGGAAGGCCTCGCTGCGGCGCTTCCTCGCCAAGCGCAAGGACCGGTGGTCCTCCGCCAGCTCTACGGCCTATGACGACCGCcgccaggacgacgacgacgacgacgaggcggaggaggaggaggagccgccGGCGCCCAAGAAAGGCAagatggcggcggcggcgcgcgaggACCCTTCTTCCTCTTCCTGGCTCGCGCTCGGCAGCATGTGCTCCATGCACGGCCGCTGA